AAAGCAGCTAGCTGACGCCATGACGGCGATCGGCAATGAAGTCGGCCGAAATACAAGTGCAGTCATTTCGGATATGAGTCAGCCGCTCGGATTTGCAATTGGAAACGCGCTTGAAGTAAAAGAGGCGATTGATACGCTGAAAGGAAAAGGTCCGGCTGATTTGACAGAGCTCTGTCTGGTGCTCGGCAGTAAAATGCTGCTCGCTGCAAACAAAGCGAAAACCGAAGAAGATGCCCGCGCACAATTACAGACTGTCATGGAAAATGGAGATGCGCTGCGTTTGTTCGGTTCGCTGATCAAAGCACAGGGCGGCAATGCAGACGTGGTGGATAACACGAGTCTGTTGCCGCAAGCCCGGTATCAGATCGAGGTTCCTGCTGTAAAGAGCGGCTATGTATCGGCAATCGACGCTGACGAAGTAGGGGTAGCCGCAATGCTCTTGGGCGCAGGGCGTGCGACGAAAGAAGACGTAATTGATTTGGCTGTCGGAATTGTGCTGTGCAAGAAAATTGGTGACTATGTGGAAAAGGGAGAAGCGCTCGCCATACTGCATACCAACAAACAGCACGCAGAAGATTCAATAAATCTTCTTAAGGAACATATGCATATATCATCAGAGAAAACAGCGGCACCGCCTTTAATATATTCATTGTAATACAGAAAAGCCATGTGTCTGAAAGGTTTCAGGAAATTGAACCTTTCAGAACACATGGCTTTTTTGTTGTCTATGTGTAAAAACGATTTTGACTGTACATACTCTTGTGTAGCCCGGCGGGAGTGATGATATAACGTCGCTGAAGATGCTCAGACGACGGCGAATCGTTCGCCAAGGACTGCCTGGCCTGTTCACATTACTTCGCTGTCCGCCTGCAAAGCACTTCAATTGGAAAGGGATAGAACAAACGGTGACGTAGTTTTACATGATGCTTTTTCCTGAACTGTAATTGCGGTCATGGTCATTTCCGAGTGGCATCTTCTTAAAAAATCTCTGTCACAACGTAAGAAGTTTTAGGGATGGATGACTAGTTTTGTCAAAACTAAAGGATATGGGTTCTAAATGTGCGACAATGCCTTCATGAAGGAGGCGTATCCACAAATGGCAACTATTACACAACTGGAAAATGGCATCGTGCTAATCACACTCGCAGGTGAATTGGACAATCACGAAGCCAATCAAATTAGAGAAGAAGTATCTACCGCTATATTCACAGGAAGTACACGTGCTATCATCTGGGACCTATGTCAATTGGGATTCATGGACAGCGCAGGAATCGGACTCATACTCGGAAGAATGCGCGACCTCGTCCCCGTCAATGGAGAAACACTTATATTGAACCCTTCTCCGACAATGGAGAAACTATTCCAATTCTCAGGACTGGGTGATGCCATCAGAAACTGTACAGTCGAAGAAGCAATCGACGAAATCGGAGGGGTTGTACATGAAAAATGAATTGACCTTATCGTTTCTGGCGATAGAACAAAATGAGGCGCTTGCAAGGATGGCGCTTACTTGCTTTATTGCCCCGCTGGATCCGACGCTGGAAGAACTGTCAGAATTCAAAACAATCGTTTCAGAAGCTGTCACCAATGCGATTATTCATGGCTATGAATGTGACGGTAAAAGCATGGTAACCATCCGCGCGACGATTGACGACCGCTCTGTGAAAATGACTGTCGAAGATGAAGGCATGGGAATATTCGACGTAGAGCAAGCGATGGAGCCGATGTTTACAACCAAGCCGCAAATGGAGCGTTCGGGTATGGGCTTTACCATTATGGAAAGTTTCTCGGATTGTATCCGTGTAGATTCTACCCTTGGAAACGGGACTATCGTGACGTTTGAGAAGAGTTTTTCTCCCGTCACAGAAGTAAGTAGAATGAGGTGACGTATGGAAGCATCTGTTGAGAAGCAACACGCTCTATTGTCACAAGAAAAAATGCGGGAGCTCATCAAAGAATCACAAGCGGGTGACAAAGAAGCCAGACGAATGATGGTGGAAGGAAATACGAGACTGGTATGGTCCATCGTTCAACGCTTCGCTTCGCGTGGTGCGGATTTAGAAGATTTATTTCAAATTGGCTGTATCGGCTTGATGAAATCAATAGATAAGTTCGATCTTTCGTATGAAGTGAAGTTTTCAACGTATGCAGTACCGATGATTGTAGGGGAAATTCAGCGGTATCTCCGCGATGACGGCATGGTGAAAGTCGGCCGGACAATCCGGGAACTGAGTTATAAGATACGTCACGCAACGGATGACTTTATTAAGAAAAATGGCCGTTCACCGTCAATCTCAGAAGTGGCGGAAGTGCTGGAAGTGAAGCTGGAAGACATTATTTTG
The Sporosarcina sp. P33 genome window above contains:
- a CDS encoding SigF/SigG family RNA polymerase sporulation sigma factor, encoding MEASVEKQHALLSQEKMRELIKESQAGDKEARRMMVEGNTRLVWSIVQRFASRGADLEDLFQIGCIGLMKSIDKFDLSYEVKFSTYAVPMIVGEIQRYLRDDGMVKVGRTIRELSYKIRHATDDFIKKNGRSPSISEVAEVLEVKLEDIILASDALRDPASLNEQLYESDGDSLTLMDQLRDDRSERVFDHIPLRDVITRLNKRDQTIIYMRYYLDYTQSDIAKRIGISQVQVSRLEKKILSQMKTWMGADAEEALEKVRRP
- a CDS encoding anti-sigma factor antagonist (This anti-anti-sigma factor, or anti-sigma factor antagonist, belongs to a family that includes characterized members SpoIIAA, RsbV, RsfA, and RsfB.) codes for the protein MATITQLENGIVLITLAGELDNHEANQIREEVSTAIFTGSTRAIIWDLCQLGFMDSAGIGLILGRMRDLVPVNGETLILNPSPTMEKLFQFSGLGDAIRNCTVEEAIDEIGGVVHEK
- the spoIIAB gene encoding anti-sigma F factor, with the translated sequence MKNELTLSFLAIEQNEALARMALTCFIAPLDPTLEELSEFKTIVSEAVTNAIIHGYECDGKSMVTIRATIDDRSVKMTVEDEGMGIFDVEQAMEPMFTTKPQMERSGMGFTIMESFSDCIRVDSTLGNGTIVTFEKSFSPVTEVSRMR
- a CDS encoding pyrimidine-nucleoside phosphorylase, giving the protein MRMVDIIEKKRDGEELSKQEIEFFVTGYTDGTIPDYQASAFLMAIYFRKMTAEEQGHLTMAMSESGDQIDLSAIEGVKVDKHSTGGVGDTTTLILAPLVAACGVPVAKMSGRGLGHTGGTLDKLEAIEGFHVEISTEQFIQQVNDLKIAVIGQSGNLTPADKKLYALRDVTATVNSIPLIASSIMSKKLAAGADAIVLDVKTGAGAFMKTLEDSKQLADAMTAIGNEVGRNTSAVISDMSQPLGFAIGNALEVKEAIDTLKGKGPADLTELCLVLGSKMLLAANKAKTEEDARAQLQTVMENGDALRLFGSLIKAQGGNADVVDNTSLLPQARYQIEVPAVKSGYVSAIDADEVGVAAMLLGAGRATKEDVIDLAVGIVLCKKIGDYVEKGEALAILHTNKQHAEDSINLLKEHMHISSEKTAAPPLIYSL